The Danio rerio strain Tuebingen ecotype United States chromosome 1, GRCz12tu, whole genome shotgun sequence genome includes a region encoding these proteins:
- the zgc:194906 gene encoding uncharacterized protein isoform X3: protein MQVNTKMSLQNETEDEESTCKMSSASPGPSCVSMKSDQSMIIIPPELSNAPVTSDLSRRQRSESPEHSCVSLKSDQSKGKNPPELSNAPVTSDLSRRQRSKSLEHSHVSVKRDRIKRKNPPGFSDATETSDLRFSSQKKPKVVGSVQSSTSKNQTRVIQENTETPLQRQTLETGDLQRVKDQHKSSMKNKYERLLEGNKPNQNETLLNRIYTQLYILEGESEGVNEEHEVLQMEKTARTKHSQHTPIYCNDIFKEEKEQIKTVLTKGIAGIGKTVSVQKFILDWAEGKANQDVDFMFVLPFRELNLIRDHQYSLHTLLLDFHPELEDLEPKIYEECKVVFIFDGLDESRITLMFSDAPQVCDVTETSSVAVLMSKLMKGELLPSALIWITSRPAAANQIPSKYIKRLTEIQGFTEPQKEEYFRKRISEQHQASRIISHIRRARSLHIMCHIPVFCWISSTVLQKLLEEDLSAEIPQTLTEMYIHFLLIQINMRNQKYEERDPEKLLQSNREVIVKLAEVAFRQLMKGNVMFYEEDLIESGVDVSEASVYSGICSEIFKEESVIQQRKVYSFIHLSVQEFLAAFYVFYYHLNTTMVVLKKFASLHNLLKGAVDEATESENGHLDLFLRFLLGVSLESNQRLFQDLLTHTEKSSESIRRTTQYIKEKIRDGHGLSTERSINLFLCLLEVKDQTLSREIQEFMKSDKQSEKKLSPAHCSTIAYMLQMSEEVLDELELQKYNTSDEGRRRLIPAVSNCTRALLAGCNLSAQDCEIVSSVLQSSNCVLRELDLSNNDLQDSGVKLLSDGLKNPNCQLEILRLSGCMVTEEGCGFLSSALSSNPSHLRELDLSYNHPGQSGVQLLQHTLEDPHYTLQKLNLDHGGLSYMTPGLRKYAVNLTLDPNTAHTQLILSDENKTVRCVADSQPYPDHPDRFKTNEQVLCREPLTGRCYWEVKWSGSGHIGVAYFGIDRENGLESWFGLNENSWSLYCSDRNYTVWHRNKSADIIAPSSSTNRVGVYVDVPTGSLSFYSVSDTNTPTLIHTFNTTFSEPLYTGFSIYPESSVTLCQI, encoded by the exons ATG CAAGTAAACACTAAAATGAGTCTTCAAAATGAGACAGAAGATGAGGAGTCTACCTGTAAAATGAGTTCTGCATCTCCTGGACCaagctgtgtgtctatgaagagtgatCAGTCCATGATAATAATACCTCCTGAGCTCAGCAATGCACcagtgacctctgacctcag CAGGAGACAGAGATCAGAGTCTCCAGAACACAGCTGTGTGTCTCTGAAAAGTGATCAGTCCAAGGGGAAAAATCCTCCTGAGCTCAGTAATGCACcagtgacctctgacctcag CAGGAGACAGAGATCAAAGTCTCTAGAACACAGCCATGTGTCTGTAAAAAGAGATCGAATCAAGAGGAAGAATCCTCCTGGCTTCAGTGATGCAACTGAGACCTCTGACCTCCG TTTTAGCAGTCAAAAGAAACCTAAGGTGGTCGGATCTGTCCAGTCTTCTACATCCAAAAATCAGACTCGTGTCATTCAGGAAAATACAGAAACACCCCTGCAGAGACAAACACTAGAGACTGGAGACCTGCAGAGAGTCAAAGATCAGCACAAATCCAGCATGAAGAATAAATATGAGAGATTACTTGAGGGAAACAAACCCAATCAGAATGAAACCCTCCTGAACCGGATCTACACCCAGCTGTACATCCTAGagggagagagtgaaggagtgaatgaagaacatgaggttttacagatggagaaaacAGCCAGAACAAAACACTCCCAACACACTCCAatctactgcaatgacatctttaaagagGAGAAAGAGCAAATCAAGACTGTTCTtactaaaggcatcgctggaatcggaaaaaccgtctctgtgcagaagttcattctggactgggccgagggaaaagccaatcaggatgtagatttcatgtttgtgcttccatttcgagagctgaacttgatcagagatcatcagtacagtcttcacacacttctgctggactttcatcctgaacttgaagatctggagcccaagatttatgagGAGTGTAaagttgtgttcatctttgatggtctggatgaaagcagaatcacactgaTGTTTTCAGACGCTCCGCAAGTTTGTGATGTGACTGAGacttcatcagtggctgtgttgatgtcaAAGCTGATGAAAGGAGagctgcttccctctgctctcatctggatcacctccagaccagcagcagccaatcagatcccctccaaatacatcaagcgtctgacagaaattcagggattcactgagcctcagaaggaggaatatttcaggaagagaatcagtgagcagcatcaagccagcagaatcatctcacacatcagaagagcaagaagcctccacatcatgtgccacatacccgtcttctgctggatctcatccactgtgcttcagaagctcctggaagaagatctgagtgcagaaatccctcaaactctgactgaaatgtacatccacttcctgctgattcagatcaacatgaggaatcagaagtatgaagagagagatccagagaaactcctgcagtccaacagagAAGTGATTgtcaaacttgctgaagtggctttcagacagctgatgaagggcaatgtgatgttctatgaggaggacctgattgagagcggcgTAGACGTCTCTGAAGCCTCAGTGTATTCTGGGATTTGCTCTGAGATCTTtaaggaggaatctgtgattcagcagaggaaagtctacagcttcatccatctgaGTGTTCAGGAGTTCCTGGCTGCTTTCTATGTGTTTTACTACCATTTGAACACAACCATGGTGGTACTGAAGAAATTTGCTTCATTGCACAAcctacttaaaggtgcagtagatgaaGCCACTGAGAGTGAGAATGGGcatctggatctgttcctgcggttcctgctgggcgtctcactggagtccaatcagagactcttccaggatctactgacacacacagagaagagcTCAGAGAGCATCAGGAGAACcacacagtacattaaagagAAGATCAGAGATGGACATGGACTCTCCactgaaagatccatcaatctgtttcTCTGTCTGCTGGAagtgaaagatcagactctgtccagagagattcaggagtttatgaaatcagacaaacagtcagagaagaaactctctcctgctcactgctcaacaatcgCCTACATGCTTCAGATGTCAGAGGAGGTGCTGGATGAGCTGGAGCTCCAGAAATACAACACATCAGATGAGGGCAGAAGAAGACTGATACCAGCCGTCAGCAACTGCACAAGAGCTCT TCTTGCTGGCTGTAATCTCTCTGCTCAGGATTGTGAAATTGTGTCGTCAGTTcttcaatcctcaaactgtgtcctgagagagctggacctgagtaacaatgacctgcaggattcaggagtgaagctgctctctgatggactgaagaatCCAAACTGTCAGCTGGAGATACTGAg gttgtctggctgtatggtgacagaggaaggctgtggttttctatcTTCAGCTCTgagttcaaacccctcacacctgagagagctggatctgagctacaatcacccAGGACAATCAGGAGTCCAGCTGCTCCAACACACACTGGAGGATCCACACTACACACTGCAGAAACTCAA TTTGGACCATGGAGGACTTTCATATATGACACCTGGACTGAGAAAAT ATGCCGTTAATCTcacactggatccaaacacagcacacactcaactcatCCTGTCtgatgaaaacaaaacagtaagATGTGTGGCAGATtctcagccgtatcctgatcatccagacagatttaaGACCAATGAGCAGGTTCTGTGTAGAGAGCCTCTgactggacgctgttactgggaggtgAAATGGAGCGGCTCTGGTCATATTGGAGTAGCTTATTTTGGCATCGACAGGGAAAATGGGCTTGAATCTTGGTTTGGACTCAATGAAAACTCATGGAGTCTGTACTGCAGTGATAGAAATTACACAGTCTGGCACAGAAATAAGAGCGCTGATATTATTGCTCCTTCATCTAGTACTAATAGAGTAGGAGTGTATGTGGACGTGCCAACCGGCTCTCTGTCTTTCTACAGCGTCtctgacacaaacacacccacactcatacacacattcaACACCACATTCTCTGAACCCCTCTATACAGGATTTAGCATTTATCCTGAATCTTCAGTGACTCTGTGTCAGATTTAA
- the zgc:194906 gene encoding uncharacterized protein isoform X6, with product MQVNTKMSLQNETEDEESTCKMSSASPGPSCVSMKSDQSMIIIPPELSNAPVTSDLSRRQRSESPEHSCVSLKSDQSKGKNPPELSNAPVTSDLRRQRSKSLEHSHVSVKRDRIKRKNPPGFSDATETSDLRFSSQKKPKVVGSVQSSTSKNQTRVIQENTETPLQRQTLETGDLQRVKDQHKSSMKNKYERLLEGNKPNQNETLLNRIYTQLYILEGESEGVNEEHEVLQMEKTARTKHSQHTPIYCNDIFKEEKEQIKTVLTKGIAGIGKTVSVQKFILDWAEGKANQDVDFMFVLPFRELNLIRDHQYSLHTLLLDFHPELEDLEPKIYEECKVVFIFDGLDESRITLMFSDAPQVCDVTETSSVAVLMSKLMKGELLPSALIWITSRPAAANQIPSKYIKRLTEIQGFTEPQKEEYFRKRISEQHQASRIISHIRRARSLHIMCHIPVFCWISSTVLQKLLEEDLSAEIPQTLTEMYIHFLLIQINMRNQKYEERDPEKLLQSNREVIVKLAEVAFRQLMKGNVMFYEEDLIESGVDVSEASVYSGICSEIFKEESVIQQRKVYSFIHLSVQEFLAAFYVFYYHLNTTMVVLKKFASLHNLLKGAVDEATESENGHLDLFLRFLLGVSLESNQRLFQDLLTHTEKSSESIRRTTQYIKEKIRDGHGLSTERSINLFLCLLEVKDQTLSREIQEFMKSDKQSEKKLSPAHCSTIAYMLQMSEEVLDELELQKYNTSDEGRRRLIPAVSNCTRALLAGCNLSAQDCEIVSSVLQSSNCVLRELDLSNNDLQDSGVKLLSDGLKNPNCQLEILRLSGCMVTEEGCGFLSSALSSNPSHLRELDLSYNHPGQSGVQLLQHTLEDPHYTLQKLNLDHGGLSYMTPGLRKYAVNLTLDPNTAHTQLILSDENKTVRCVADSQPYPDHPDRFKTNEQVLCREPLTGRCYWEVKWSGSGHIGVAYFGIDRENGLESWFGLNENSWSLYCSDRNYTVWHRNKSADIIAPSSSTNRVGVYVDVPTGSLSFYSVSDTNTPTLIHTFNTTFSEPLYTGFSIYPESSVTLCQI from the exons ATG CAAGTAAACACTAAAATGAGTCTTCAAAATGAGACAGAAGATGAGGAGTCTACCTGTAAAATGAGTTCTGCATCTCCTGGACCaagctgtgtgtctatgaagagtgatCAGTCCATGATAATAATACCTCCTGAGCTCAGCAATGCACcagtgacctctgacctcag CAGGAGACAGAGATCAGAGTCTCCAGAACACAGCTGTGTGTCTCTGAAAAGTGATCAGTCCAAGGGGAAAAATCCTCCTGAGCTCAGTAATGCACcagtgacctctgacctcag GAGACAGAGATCAAAGTCTCTAGAACACAGCCATGTGTCTGTAAAAAGAGATCGAATCAAGAGGAAGAATCCTCCTGGCTTCAGTGATGCAACTGAGACCTCTGACCTCCG TTTTAGCAGTCAAAAGAAACCTAAGGTGGTCGGATCTGTCCAGTCTTCTACATCCAAAAATCAGACTCGTGTCATTCAGGAAAATACAGAAACACCCCTGCAGAGACAAACACTAGAGACTGGAGACCTGCAGAGAGTCAAAGATCAGCACAAATCCAGCATGAAGAATAAATATGAGAGATTACTTGAGGGAAACAAACCCAATCAGAATGAAACCCTCCTGAACCGGATCTACACCCAGCTGTACATCCTAGagggagagagtgaaggagtgaatgaagaacatgaggttttacagatggagaaaacAGCCAGAACAAAACACTCCCAACACACTCCAatctactgcaatgacatctttaaagagGAGAAAGAGCAAATCAAGACTGTTCTtactaaaggcatcgctggaatcggaaaaaccgtctctgtgcagaagttcattctggactgggccgagggaaaagccaatcaggatgtagatttcatgtttgtgcttccatttcgagagctgaacttgatcagagatcatcagtacagtcttcacacacttctgctggactttcatcctgaacttgaagatctggagcccaagatttatgagGAGTGTAaagttgtgttcatctttgatggtctggatgaaagcagaatcacactgaTGTTTTCAGACGCTCCGCAAGTTTGTGATGTGACTGAGacttcatcagtggctgtgttgatgtcaAAGCTGATGAAAGGAGagctgcttccctctgctctcatctggatcacctccagaccagcagcagccaatcagatcccctccaaatacatcaagcgtctgacagaaattcagggattcactgagcctcagaaggaggaatatttcaggaagagaatcagtgagcagcatcaagccagcagaatcatctcacacatcagaagagcaagaagcctccacatcatgtgccacatacccgtcttctgctggatctcatccactgtgcttcagaagctcctggaagaagatctgagtgcagaaatccctcaaactctgactgaaatgtacatccacttcctgctgattcagatcaacatgaggaatcagaagtatgaagagagagatccagagaaactcctgcagtccaacagagAAGTGATTgtcaaacttgctgaagtggctttcagacagctgatgaagggcaatgtgatgttctatgaggaggacctgattgagagcggcgTAGACGTCTCTGAAGCCTCAGTGTATTCTGGGATTTGCTCTGAGATCTTtaaggaggaatctgtgattcagcagaggaaagtctacagcttcatccatctgaGTGTTCAGGAGTTCCTGGCTGCTTTCTATGTGTTTTACTACCATTTGAACACAACCATGGTGGTACTGAAGAAATTTGCTTCATTGCACAAcctacttaaaggtgcagtagatgaaGCCACTGAGAGTGAGAATGGGcatctggatctgttcctgcggttcctgctgggcgtctcactggagtccaatcagagactcttccaggatctactgacacacacagagaagagcTCAGAGAGCATCAGGAGAACcacacagtacattaaagagAAGATCAGAGATGGACATGGACTCTCCactgaaagatccatcaatctgtttcTCTGTCTGCTGGAagtgaaagatcagactctgtccagagagattcaggagtttatgaaatcagacaaacagtcagagaagaaactctctcctgctcactgctcaacaatcgCCTACATGCTTCAGATGTCAGAGGAGGTGCTGGATGAGCTGGAGCTCCAGAAATACAACACATCAGATGAGGGCAGAAGAAGACTGATACCAGCCGTCAGCAACTGCACAAGAGCTCT TCTTGCTGGCTGTAATCTCTCTGCTCAGGATTGTGAAATTGTGTCGTCAGTTcttcaatcctcaaactgtgtcctgagagagctggacctgagtaacaatgacctgcaggattcaggagtgaagctgctctctgatggactgaagaatCCAAACTGTCAGCTGGAGATACTGAg gttgtctggctgtatggtgacagaggaaggctgtggttttctatcTTCAGCTCTgagttcaaacccctcacacctgagagagctggatctgagctacaatcacccAGGACAATCAGGAGTCCAGCTGCTCCAACACACACTGGAGGATCCACACTACACACTGCAGAAACTCAA TTTGGACCATGGAGGACTTTCATATATGACACCTGGACTGAGAAAAT ATGCCGTTAATCTcacactggatccaaacacagcacacactcaactcatCCTGTCtgatgaaaacaaaacagtaagATGTGTGGCAGATtctcagccgtatcctgatcatccagacagatttaaGACCAATGAGCAGGTTCTGTGTAGAGAGCCTCTgactggacgctgttactgggaggtgAAATGGAGCGGCTCTGGTCATATTGGAGTAGCTTATTTTGGCATCGACAGGGAAAATGGGCTTGAATCTTGGTTTGGACTCAATGAAAACTCATGGAGTCTGTACTGCAGTGATAGAAATTACACAGTCTGGCACAGAAATAAGAGCGCTGATATTATTGCTCCTTCATCTAGTACTAATAGAGTAGGAGTGTATGTGGACGTGCCAACCGGCTCTCTGTCTTTCTACAGCGTCtctgacacaaacacacccacactcatacacacattcaACACCACATTCTCTGAACCCCTCTATACAGGATTTAGCATTTATCCTGAATCTTCAGTGACTCTGTGTCAGATTTAA
- the zgc:194906 gene encoding uncharacterized protein isoform X1 translates to MQVNTKMSLQNETEDEESTCKMSSASPGPSCVSMKSDQSMIIIPPELSNAPVTSDLRRQRSESPEHSCVSLKSDQSKGKNPPELSNAPVTSDLSRRQRSKSLEHSHVSVKRDRIKRKNPPGFSDATETSDLRFSSQKKPKVVGSVQSSTSKNQTRVIQENTETPLQRQTLETGDLQRVKDQHKSSMKNKYERLLEGNKPNQNETLLNRIYTQLYILEGESEGVNEEHEVLQMEKTARTKHSQHTPIYCNDIFKEEKEQIKTVLTKGIAGIGKTVSVQKFILDWAEGKANQDVDFMFVLPFRELNLIRDHQYSLHTLLLDFHPELEDLEPKIYEECKVVFIFDGLDESRITLMFSDAPQVCDVTETSSVAVLMSKLMKGELLPSALIWITSRPAAANQIPSKYIKRLTEIQGFTEPQKEEYFRKRISEQHQASRIISHIRRARSLHIMCHIPVFCWISSTVLQKLLEEDLSAEIPQTLTEMYIHFLLIQINMRNQKYEERDPEKLLQSNREVIVKLAEVAFRQLMKGNVMFYEEDLIESGVDVSEASVYSGICSEIFKEESVIQQRKVYSFIHLSVQEFLAAFYVFYYHLNTTMVVLKKFASLHNLLKGAVDEATESENGHLDLFLRFLLGVSLESNQRLFQDLLTHTEKSSESIRRTTQYIKEKIRDGHGLSTERSINLFLCLLEVKDQTLSREIQEFMKSDKQSEKKLSPAHCSTIAYMLQMSEEVLDELELQKYNTSDEGRRRLIPAVSNCTRALLAGCNLSAQDCEIVSSVLQSSNCVLRELDLSNNDLQDSGVKLLSDGLKNPNCQLEILRLSGCMVTEEGCGFLSSALSSNPSHLRELDLSYNHPGQSGVQLLQHTLEDPHYTLQKLNLDHGGLSYMTPGLRKYAVNLTLDPNTAHTQLILSDENKTVRCVADSQPYPDHPDRFKTNEQVLCREPLTGRCYWEVKWSGSGHIGVAYFGIDRENGLESWFGLNENSWSLYCSDRNYTVWHRNKSADIIAPSSSTNRVGVYVDVPTGSLSFYSVSDTNTPTLIHTFNTTFSEPLYTGFSIYPESSVTLCQI, encoded by the exons ATG CAAGTAAACACTAAAATGAGTCTTCAAAATGAGACAGAAGATGAGGAGTCTACCTGTAAAATGAGTTCTGCATCTCCTGGACCaagctgtgtgtctatgaagagtgatCAGTCCATGATAATAATACCTCCTGAGCTCAGCAATGCACcagtgacctctgacctcag GAGACAGAGATCAGAGTCTCCAGAACACAGCTGTGTGTCTCTGAAAAGTGATCAGTCCAAGGGGAAAAATCCTCCTGAGCTCAGTAATGCACcagtgacctctgacctcag CAGGAGACAGAGATCAAAGTCTCTAGAACACAGCCATGTGTCTGTAAAAAGAGATCGAATCAAGAGGAAGAATCCTCCTGGCTTCAGTGATGCAACTGAGACCTCTGACCTCCG TTTTAGCAGTCAAAAGAAACCTAAGGTGGTCGGATCTGTCCAGTCTTCTACATCCAAAAATCAGACTCGTGTCATTCAGGAAAATACAGAAACACCCCTGCAGAGACAAACACTAGAGACTGGAGACCTGCAGAGAGTCAAAGATCAGCACAAATCCAGCATGAAGAATAAATATGAGAGATTACTTGAGGGAAACAAACCCAATCAGAATGAAACCCTCCTGAACCGGATCTACACCCAGCTGTACATCCTAGagggagagagtgaaggagtgaatgaagaacatgaggttttacagatggagaaaacAGCCAGAACAAAACACTCCCAACACACTCCAatctactgcaatgacatctttaaagagGAGAAAGAGCAAATCAAGACTGTTCTtactaaaggcatcgctggaatcggaaaaaccgtctctgtgcagaagttcattctggactgggccgagggaaaagccaatcaggatgtagatttcatgtttgtgcttccatttcgagagctgaacttgatcagagatcatcagtacagtcttcacacacttctgctggactttcatcctgaacttgaagatctggagcccaagatttatgagGAGTGTAaagttgtgttcatctttgatggtctggatgaaagcagaatcacactgaTGTTTTCAGACGCTCCGCAAGTTTGTGATGTGACTGAGacttcatcagtggctgtgttgatgtcaAAGCTGATGAAAGGAGagctgcttccctctgctctcatctggatcacctccagaccagcagcagccaatcagatcccctccaaatacatcaagcgtctgacagaaattcagggattcactgagcctcagaaggaggaatatttcaggaagagaatcagtgagcagcatcaagccagcagaatcatctcacacatcagaagagcaagaagcctccacatcatgtgccacatacccgtcttctgctggatctcatccactgtgcttcagaagctcctggaagaagatctgagtgcagaaatccctcaaactctgactgaaatgtacatccacttcctgctgattcagatcaacatgaggaatcagaagtatgaagagagagatccagagaaactcctgcagtccaacagagAAGTGATTgtcaaacttgctgaagtggctttcagacagctgatgaagggcaatgtgatgttctatgaggaggacctgattgagagcggcgTAGACGTCTCTGAAGCCTCAGTGTATTCTGGGATTTGCTCTGAGATCTTtaaggaggaatctgtgattcagcagaggaaagtctacagcttcatccatctgaGTGTTCAGGAGTTCCTGGCTGCTTTCTATGTGTTTTACTACCATTTGAACACAACCATGGTGGTACTGAAGAAATTTGCTTCATTGCACAAcctacttaaaggtgcagtagatgaaGCCACTGAGAGTGAGAATGGGcatctggatctgttcctgcggttcctgctgggcgtctcactggagtccaatcagagactcttccaggatctactgacacacacagagaagagcTCAGAGAGCATCAGGAGAACcacacagtacattaaagagAAGATCAGAGATGGACATGGACTCTCCactgaaagatccatcaatctgtttcTCTGTCTGCTGGAagtgaaagatcagactctgtccagagagattcaggagtttatgaaatcagacaaacagtcagagaagaaactctctcctgctcactgctcaacaatcgCCTACATGCTTCAGATGTCAGAGGAGGTGCTGGATGAGCTGGAGCTCCAGAAATACAACACATCAGATGAGGGCAGAAGAAGACTGATACCAGCCGTCAGCAACTGCACAAGAGCTCT TCTTGCTGGCTGTAATCTCTCTGCTCAGGATTGTGAAATTGTGTCGTCAGTTcttcaatcctcaaactgtgtcctgagagagctggacctgagtaacaatgacctgcaggattcaggagtgaagctgctctctgatggactgaagaatCCAAACTGTCAGCTGGAGATACTGAg gttgtctggctgtatggtgacagaggaaggctgtggttttctatcTTCAGCTCTgagttcaaacccctcacacctgagagagctggatctgagctacaatcacccAGGACAATCAGGAGTCCAGCTGCTCCAACACACACTGGAGGATCCACACTACACACTGCAGAAACTCAA TTTGGACCATGGAGGACTTTCATATATGACACCTGGACTGAGAAAAT ATGCCGTTAATCTcacactggatccaaacacagcacacactcaactcatCCTGTCtgatgaaaacaaaacagtaagATGTGTGGCAGATtctcagccgtatcctgatcatccagacagatttaaGACCAATGAGCAGGTTCTGTGTAGAGAGCCTCTgactggacgctgttactgggaggtgAAATGGAGCGGCTCTGGTCATATTGGAGTAGCTTATTTTGGCATCGACAGGGAAAATGGGCTTGAATCTTGGTTTGGACTCAATGAAAACTCATGGAGTCTGTACTGCAGTGATAGAAATTACACAGTCTGGCACAGAAATAAGAGCGCTGATATTATTGCTCCTTCATCTAGTACTAATAGAGTAGGAGTGTATGTGGACGTGCCAACCGGCTCTCTGTCTTTCTACAGCGTCtctgacacaaacacacccacactcatacacacattcaACACCACATTCTCTGAACCCCTCTATACAGGATTTAGCATTTATCCTGAATCTTCAGTGACTCTGTGTCAGATTTAA